Part of the Henckelia pumila isolate YLH828 chromosome 2, ASM3356847v2, whole genome shotgun sequence genome is shown below.
agatagataaataaatatattgtattatatatatatatatttttagaagagtattatatatatatttaaaaaattattattttaattcataaaattatacGACAAATGAGGTTGGTGTCGGATGATGTGCATCCAGGGATGGTGAGAATAGCAAAACTCAGCAGAACAAAGATCTCTCTCCAAATGAACAATTCGCATTTCATTTCTCTTTAATTTTCACTCTTCAACTCTCCTCCGAGTACTATTACATCAGGGTCAGCATCAATTTTCTCTAAATTCTCTATTCAAGGCAATCTCAAATCACCCCCTGAATTCTAGGGCTTGTTTCCAACTTTACCAGTCTTCTCTGGTAAAGGTCCATCTTTGCCCTGCTTCTctgttttatttactgcacgAGGAGTACCTAGTGTTAGTGTGTGTGGTGTGCATGGTTATTATTTTGCATATGATTGGGTTTCTGATCTGGGTTTTTGGTTTTGTGTCGGGTTGACCATTGTGAATGTGTGATTAGTAGTTGGATTGTTGTTTcggtttgtttgtttttgtttttctacCCGGGCGTTTGTGAGATGGTGATTAAGATTAGTTTTTGGAGTGGTTTGATTCTCAAGTTGAATTTTTTTCTTGGCTTAATTGTAACTGAAGTCGGAATATTTACCGGAAGGTGAACTGTGCGGCTCCGGATTTAGAATTGGGAGGCGAACCATGAATAAAAATGGCtacgattttttttttccgttttttttttttgccatttGGTTCCCGGGGTTTGTGTCTCTCGATTGTCGATTGATCTTGTGCTAGATGAGATAGATGGAGCAATTGGCCATTGGATGATAAAATTTACATGCGACCACCTTGTATATGTTTCCTGATCCAATGACAACAAGGCATCTTGAATGTTATCCTTGTTGCGTGGAATGCTTCCCTGTTCATTATCAGAAATTTCATCCCTGAGGGTGAGTTTCTTGTTGGGGAAAGTAAAGTAACCGAGAAATTGGCGGAGGAAATGGTTGATAAGGACTTTTTGCATTTTATGAGCTCTAACTATTGGGGAAAGACACAacatttctttcttttttagTCTCTCTCCAGTACATCAGGAAATGCATGATGATGactttgaaaatattcagtatATTCAGCGAGTACAGTGTGCAGGTGCATTCTTGGGTTTAAGTACCATCAGTCAataatcgagattattggattAGGCAATTGTTAGGCTTTGGGCATGAAAAAGGCTATTGGATTAAACAATTGTTCGGTTTGAAGCATttataaattgtttttttgttcGATCTTGTTCATGTTGCCTTCTCTAAGCTCTCTCTGCTCACTGGAAGCATATTCTCATTATcgtttcttgacaaacaaatttTTCTTTGAGAAGAAGCTCTAAATGCTCTTTTTTCTGAGACTAACATGGTTTTTGTCCTTTGATTGCATCGAATAGAGATGCCAATGAATGGGAATTTTACGTTTTGAATGATGATTAGATGATATCATGATAACTTTTTCTTCTTTCAGTATCATATTAAATTCTCAGAAGAAAGCATTGGTGACAAAGGATTGGACTTCACGTCACATTTCAGATTACTTTTATTTGAATTTAGTTATAGCATAAATTAGGAATTCAATATCAGCAATAGTGTAAATTGAGTCAATGCCTGTGTGAACTTTTTGGAGAGGAAACATTATATGCGAATTGTAACTGGTTTGCATGGTTGTTTACCAACAACTTGTATGGTCATAAAGATGCTTTTGGTTCAAGTATGTTTGATCAGGGGTTTTGCATCACTTGTTAATGTTTTTGATGATGCCTTTCATGCTTAGAAAAATATCCAACAAGAAAAAGGCTTTGCTATTCTGAGCCTCTATTACTGCTTCTTCCCCATTAAAGTTTAGGCCCCATGCTTTGAAATTTCCCCCTCGCTTGGACTGACAGGGCTTTGTCTGGCTTATATTTGGCTTATGTAAGGGTTCAGTCATTGAGTTATCGGACAAGTTGGGAGAGCATGCAACCTAAGTCTAAGGGTGCTAATCAAGTAGAATCTAAGTTGTTCGACGCTACCAATTCCAATATATGCTCAGAACCATGGTGGAATAATGGTGGAAATACTTCCTTTTCTCCTGCAATGATGCGGGATAAAGCATCAGACTCATCATCCCTGGAACAATCTGCAGATGGCCACTCACAATCTGAGGGTGGAATAAATGAGGAAGATGATGATGCAGTCAAACATTCACCAAGTGCTATTCCTTTGCAACCAGGTAGGTAGCTTCAATAAGCCAGTAACTTATCTAAAAATATTCCTTTGATCAATACCGCATTGACGTTTATGAATGCAATACTAATGATCATGCGTGTCACAATCAGACACGAGTTATAGGCACGGGGAGAATATTCAACAAGTTGCACCAAGCTTGCATCAAGGAAATGATGGAAGCCTCACACAACTCCCCCAACAGTTCGAGCTTGTTGGACATTCAATTGTAAGATTGTCACAATTAgaaatattgaattttaaataaatatatgaaattCAAAATTGGCGATTTGAAATAATTGTATTGGCTGGTGACTGCAAGATGGTCGTGGCAGTAATATTGAAGTTTGTCTTTGTAATCCAGaaattgttttattttgtttaacaaCCGTTTTCAGGGCTGTGCTTCAAATCCTTACGATCCTTATTATGGAGGGATGGTGGCTGCTTATGGACAGCCTTTGGTATGTGCATGAACTTTTAGTTGTTCTACTTTTCATTGTTAAATCTTGTGAAGAGACGAATGCTTGAtatgattttgaattttatccTACAAAGAACCTTCCATTTTGTGCATCCAAAAATGAACTTCCATGGGTAGGACTGCTACTTTTAAAGGAAGAAATATGAATGCACTCATTGAGACCAATTACCCATTTTCCATTTTTGCTATTCATGGGGTTCTGAGAGTTGCTTTTTTTATGAGGTTCCTCATTTATATGACATACATAATACGAGGATGCCGCTGCCCTTGGAAATGACAGAGGAGCCTGTTTATGTGAATGCCAAGCAGTACCATGGTATCATGCGAAGACGACAGTCACGTGCTAAAGCAGAGCTTGAAAAGAAGATGATTAAATCTCGTAAGGTACTTTTTTTGGTTCCCCAAATAAGCCTCTGGTAGAATCTACCTTTGGTCATGAGAAAAGACTTGTTCTAAAAACTTTCATTGACAAACTTTTCTTATGTTCGTTTTATGGGCCATAAAGCTTTTGTATTTTTAACCTACAGCCTTATCTCCACGAGTCCCGACATCAACATGCCTTGAGGAGGGAAAGAGGCTCTGGTGGGCGTTTTGCTAAAAAGACGAATGCTGATACATCCAAGGGAACTGACACTGGTTTGGCCACCACTTCACGATCAATCAGTTCATCAGGTTCTGATCCATGGCTCTCTGAGTCTCGTCGAGCAAAAGCACCTGAGTCTCTGCTGGAGCCAGCATATCAAGCTAAATCTGGTGAGATGAGAGAACGGCCCCAGTCGACGGTTAGGAATCCCATGTAATTATGCACTTTCTACGCATACTTGGACTCCTGTGGTAAGAAGGTAGGTTTGGTTTGAAGGAAGTATAAATCTTGGCTTCTAGGCTGGGCGGCAATTCATTCTTGGCTGTTTTATTTATAGGTTGTGGGGGGGAGGAATGCTTGGATTTTCTTAGCTTCTTTCAGTGTACAAATGACTAGAAACGTAGTCTGAGTAGGAAAAatccatgttttattttatagaGTTTGTGGTAGGAGAGCAGTGTTTTGTTGCGTTTGTTATATTTTGAAGTCTTGTTTACATCAGCTGCAAACCTTTAAGTTTCCTTATTAATTATGATGATGATTATGAGCATGATGCATCTTGTAATGGTGATTACGGTGTGGTTTGTTAGGTAAAAACAGGAAATAAATGAGTTaataatatcataaaatcaaaaaatttaatttaatataagaatattaaataaatttataatgtctttttaatgaaatatattgtataaaatattaaaattatgtaaaatattaatttttacttcaatattttattttactatataatttttttttgtagcaGTGATTATCGGTCAAATTTTATTTGCTTCTCTTGGATTGATATTTGCTAGAATATggtaaatattaaaaaaaaaaaattcagtggaAGAAAGTTTTTTGTTATAATTTAACATCGATCCAAAATTCGTCCTAACACTTGTGTTTTTCCAAAAAATACAAACTCATATTAGTTTGGACTTCTATTTCAAAATAAGTAGAAACTTCTTTGTAATCTCACTTCAAAATCAGTAGAAACTTTTGCAAAACACCTTTTTTTTAGTGTCTTTATGCAGGAGAAGCAAGTTCTGAAAGctgtcaatatttttttttaacggAATTATGTTATTCATTTCGAAGCCAAAGACTATCATCGTGTTGACGCACGAATGATTTGCATTATTTTTGGACCATTGATTCTATACGAGGCGATTAACGCAAGTGACGAGACATTCTCCATGGGAGAAACAAAATATTCATATCAAACAGAATAAGTTATGGGGAAGACACTTCTCAGGAGAGAAAATTCATGTTTTCCAATATAATAATATTCTGTGCGGTGTCTTGACAAGAAACAGAAACACAGACTTTGTTTGTCCAAACTAGAACATATCATCACATTGATTGATTTTAAAACTACAGTTTACAAAGTCATACACAAGGTTCACAGTAAAAACAAGAAAGCTGTCTCAAAAAAGCATAGATGAACAGATAAAGctgtaattttgtgaataaaTCTTCAGGTCCTATGGTTTGTTACATATCCTTGTACCATGTAGCATTCAATATGTTTCATCTACTATTTCCCCGTCATCTTCTACTTGGTTTACTTCCTCTCTATTTTCGGCTTGATCCGATTCTTCAGTGCTATCCTCAGTGTTGTTCTGAGAATTAGTCACGTTAAACAAGGTTTGCTTCTCCATCATACCCGAGAGCGCAAGGCTAGGGGACCACTCAAGAACGTCATCTATTATGTTGGAAACACGTTTCTGGTACCTGCAGGAATGAAACACGAGTTCAGCCCGGTAAATTTGTTCGTGCAGATAGCTTTGCACAAGGTCCGGTTGAGTCAAGTAGGTTTCTACACATGAAGATGGTGAAAGAGGAAAACAATTGTCCAACTTCATAATGCTACCCATTCTAGTTTCAGCATCCTTCTCGACCTTTGACAACAATCAAGCCACTGCTCAAAATACTTAACATACCATAGAGCACACGATAAATTCATAAATGAAGACTGTTAACCACCATTAGCAG
Proteins encoded:
- the LOC140880548 gene encoding nuclear transcription factor Y subunit A-1-like, with protein sequence MQPKSKGANQVESKLFDATNSNICSEPWWNNGGNTSFSPAMMRDKASDSSSLEQSADGHSQSEGGINEEDDDAVKHSPSAIPLQPDTSYRHGENIQQVAPSLHQGNDGSLTQLPQQFELVGHSIGCASNPYDPYYGGMVAAYGQPLVPHLYDIHNTRMPLPLEMTEEPVYVNAKQYHGIMRRRQSRAKAELEKKMIKSRKPYLHESRHQHALRRERGSGGRFAKKTNADTSKGTDTGLATTSRSISSSGSDPWLSESRRAKAPESLLEPAYQAKSGEMRERPQSTVRNPM